ttggactcaactggataaaaccactaaaacataaggattcaaaaagtaatttactcattATTATATAATCTGTCATATCCATTGATACTACAAAGGTGTATGTATACCTTAAATTTCTTGCAGAAATTAACATTGCTCCAGTTTCTTTCATCAACATCTTGTGATGAAGGAGTCGAGTCACTCGGGTCCCGCCAAAGTACAGCCGTGGCGGATGACGTAAAGACCACTTTGTCAATAGTGTCGGTTTGCGCACATGCTTCGAGTACGTTATGTGCTGCGCGTACCTCCATTTCAGCCATGGATTCCTAAACGATACACGTGTTTGAGCACTTAACTAAGGGGGAAAATTCCAACACGACAACCCAATTTTTACTTTACAACTTGATTACTACCCACCCGTTTGATAAATGGGTTCATAAGAATATATCTAAACCAGTTTAATAAAAGGAGTGAATATTATCGGTGAAAGAGATGAGAGAACATACATCATAGGAAGGGTGATCAGAGGGGGGTTGAAAAGAGTAGAACAAGCCATAACATCCTTCCAAAGCTTCCACTATACTGTGATAATCCAATGGGTCTGTGTGAAACACTCTCAAGTTCTTACTATCTCCAGCCATAGACTGCATCTCAACTAACCAAAACCCACCCCCAAAATTaaatacaaacaacaaatcaTACCCAGATCGAAATACTTATCAACTATTGAAAATAAAAAGGTAGAAAGAACGAACCATGACTGCTGATTGCGGCATGAACAATATAGCCCCTTTGAAGAAGACGATGAACAAGTGCAGACCCAAAACATCCCCCAGCATCCATTACACAAACCCTCTTGAATGAAGACGAAGATCCAGGGAATTCAACTGCAGCAGGTGCCATTTTCACAGAATAAGAAAACTAAACTTTTAATATTGAATATTCAGAGAAGAAAGGGAGAAATTGGCATGATATAGGGGCGAGGGAAAGAGAGTTGGGAAGGAGGTAGTTAGGaggaaaaaataaaaacaaaataaataataaataaaaggtCTTTTATGAATTAGGTTAAATTGGGTGGATGAGATTTGGAAATATGGTTTGGATATTGGACGGCATGTGATGATGCTAATTTCGGCTAACTTCATACGTTTCTTTCTTGGCTTGCTTCCTACACcaaagatttttttatttttgtcctTCATGTCTATACTATCAGGTAGCGTTGGTACGCAATAAGGGATGAAATCGAATACAACGTTGTGAGGGAATGAAGAAAGGAGTGTTTGTTTGTTCGGTGGAATGAAACCGTTCATTCTAAAATTATTTCATTCTTTCAAAATCATTTAATCTGTCTCCCTTGTTTTTTTTCTATTCATTCTCTCTTCACCCCTCATTAACAACATCACAACCCACCACCGTTGCCACCACCACCGTTgccaccaccaaccgccaccCACAACGGCCGCCACCCGTCGCCGtcacccacctccaccaccacccgTCACCGCCTCTGCTGCCACCCACCGTCGTCGCCAACACCGCTACCACTGTCGTCGCCAGCTCCGATCACCATCACCACCGCCCTCCGccgtgtcacaccctcaaattccacatgCAGAGTCTTACCGCGAGGCGCGTAACATTTCAAGatcaagccactaatcatgttgaaccatTTCAAGTttaattgtaaaacatttaacTCCCACATTCGACATAAATAGTGATAATAGTTTTAGAAGtttgaaaacataagtttaatttATCAGCGGAAGCAAAGGTATACAATCTAGACTTAATTGAAGAACAAAGTTATTAAGCAGAACAATTAAAACGGTTTAACCAAAAGTCATGACACTCTCCAAGCTGCAAATTCTCATCGGAGCCGTACCTAACGACCTTCAAAGCATGCAATAGTTTGTCAACATAAAGTTGTTGGGTTCACGGGTTTAGTTAAGCGTAGAGCATAAGCGTAAGTTCACATGTAAAAGCGTTATAAGTATGACTCGGGTAGGTAAACCTTATCACATGACTAAACTGTGTAGATACTGAAAACTGACGTAGAAAGTTTTTGTGCCCTCCATCAATGTCAAACCGCGTTGATGCAATAGGAAAGGTCAATAGTTAACATCTGGCTcccagcacggtgtgaggtttgtcaaacctaatagcgctatcaactaataccccgtctGCCAACCCGGCAAGCTAATCGGTATTATGTGTAGGGACTTTCAGGATAGAATTTTCGCTTAGTCCAAGTGTACTACTCCACCTCCAGTGGATAGTATGTTTCAGTGGTTCCAATCCAGGAACGTGCGTGTAGCCCCAAACTAGGGGTACCGTATGTATTTCCCAAACCAGGAAAATAAGTGTGTTATTCCAAAGtagggacgcatgcttttagtaaaGAGTTgcgaactcaccttagttttgctcggtaagacttaAATGCGTTATAAGTTGATGTGGTCAACCACGACCTATTATAATACCCATACGGTTATTAGTGTGTTTATGCAAAGTTCATAAATTCTACACTCATCTAGCACACATAGCACATAAACAAGTTGTCACATAATATtttatgattttgtaaaaattatgATCTTTTACGGGACTTACCCCTCAGTGGGTTTATCCTTGTATTAAACTTTTAAGGTTTAACTCTTTatcaaaaaatttataaaatattttactaTGCAGTGTCCAGATTCGTCGCTTTCTGACTACAGTTTACggaaaaatttatttaaa
This is a stretch of genomic DNA from Helianthus annuus cultivar XRQ/B chromosome 16, HanXRQr2.0-SUNRISE, whole genome shotgun sequence. It encodes these proteins:
- the LOC110915755 gene encoding cinnamoyl-CoA reductase-like SNL6; the encoded protein is MAPAAVEFPGSSSSFKRVCVMDAGGCFGSALVHRLLQRGYIVHAAISSHVEMQSMAGDSKNLRVFHTDPLDYHSIVEALEGCYGLFYSFQPPSDHPSYDESMAEMEVRAAHNVLEACAQTDTIDKVVFTSSATAVLWRDPSDSTPSSQDVDERNWSNVNFCKKFKLWHGLSKTLAEKTAWALAMDRGVSMVTINAGLLLSPDLTITHPYLKGAAEMYEDGVFVTVDLKFLVDSHICVFEDVSAYGRYLCFNRVVNCNEDAVKLAQILLPPDVSSLPPSITVGESRMVPQRISNKKLNKLMVNFDSQVPTLSS